A window from Theropithecus gelada isolate Dixy chromosome 1, Tgel_1.0, whole genome shotgun sequence encodes these proteins:
- the LOC112631711 gene encoding histone H2A type 2-B: MSGRGKQGGKARAKAKSRSSRAGLQFPVGRVHRLLRKGNYAERVGAGAPVYLAAVLEYLTAEILELAGNAARDNKKTRIIPRHLQLAVRNDEELNKLLGGVTIAQGGVLPNIQAVLLPKKTESHKPGKNK, translated from the coding sequence ATGTCAGGACGCGGAAAGCAGGGAGGCAAGGCCCGCGCTAAGGCCAAGTCGCGCTCGTCCCGCGCTGGCCTCCAGTTCCCGGTGGGGCGAGTGCACCGCTTGCTGCGCAAGGGCAACTACGCGGAACGGGTGGGGGCAGGCGCCCCGGTGTACCTGGCGGCGGTCCTCGAGTACCTGACCGCGGAAATTCTGGAGCTAGCGGGCAACGCAGCTCGGGACAACAAGAAGACGCGCATCATCCCTCGCCATCTGCAACTAGCCGTGAGGAATGACGAAGAGCTCAACAAGTTACTCGGGGGTGTCACCATTGCCCAGGGCGGCGTCTTACCCAATATCCAGGCTGTCCTGTTGCCCAAGAAAACGGAGAGTCACAAGCCTGGCAAGAACAAGTAA
- the BOLA1 gene encoding bolA-like protein 1 yields the protein MLSGRLVPGLVSMAGRVCLSRGSAGSGAIGPVEAAIRTKLEQALSPEVLELRNESGGHAVPPGSETHFRVAVVSSRFEGLSPLQRHRLVHAALAEELAGPVHALAIQARTPAQWRENSQLDTSPPCLGGNKKALGTP from the coding sequence ATGCTGAGTGGGCGCCTGGTCCCAGGTCTGGTCTCCATGGCTGGCCGGGTCTGTTTGTCCCGGGGCAGCGCGGGATCCGGGGCCATCGGTCCAGTGGAGGCCGCCATTCGCACCAAGTTGGAGCAGGCCCTGAGCCCCGAGGTGCTGGAGCTTCGCAACGAGAGCGGTGGCCACGCGGTCCCGCCTGGCAGTGAGACGCACTTCCGCGTGGCTGTGGTGAGCTCTCGTTTCGAGGGACTGAGCCCCCTACAACGACACCGGCTGGTCCACGCAGCACTGGCGGAGGAGCTGGCAGGGCCGGTCCATGCACTGGCCATCCAGGCACGGACCCCTGCCCAGTGGAGAGAGAACTCTCAGCTGGACACTAGCCCCCCATGCCTGGGTGGGAACAAGAAAGCTCTAGGAACCCCTTGA